The DNA segment GTTTGACTTCGGTTGGGTAGGCTTCTCTTCAATAGAAAGCGCCCGGAATTGGTCATCGAATTCGACGACGCCGTAACGTTCTGGATCATCTACATGGTATGCGAATACTGCACCACCGTTAGGGTTAACATGGCGACGCAGGCGGGTTCCCATGCCAGGACCATAGAAGATGTTGTCGCCAAGAACGAGAGCGGCCGATTCGTTGCCGATAAAGTCTGCGCCCAGCACGAAAGCTTGTGCGAGGCCGTTCGGAACTTGTTGCTGAACATAGGAAAGGTTGACACCAAGCTGGGAGCCGTCACCGAGGAGACGCTGGAAACTAGCTGCGTCGTGTGGTGTGGTGATAACCAGGATGTCCTGGATGCCGGCAAGCATGAGGGTCGTCATCGGATAGTAGATCATTGGTTTGTCATAAACCGGGACGAGCTGCTTTGAAATTCCTTGAGTGATGGGGTGAAGCCGGGTTCCCGAACCACCTGCCAAGATGATGCCGCGCATAGGTCAACCTTTCTTTTCGATAGCTTTTAGGTTTTGCTATCAGCTACATATGCCTTCTATTATGACGTAATTTTGTTTCAACTGGGAGAGCACGAGGGAAGAAAATGAAAATCGGCGTATTTCGTGCTCTTCACGTAACGTGAATCGCGACGAAATACGCCGATAGTTTCAGCCATCGATATCGATAGGTGAAAGTCAGTTACTACTGAGCGTCTTTACCTTCGATATTTTCAGCAACCTCAAGTGGGGTTGGAATATCGGAATCGGAAACCTTCTCGGAAACCTTCTCTTCGACATCGCTTGCCACTTCGCTGACTTTTTCGCCAGCTTCATGAAGCTGCTCTTCGACGGCGTCCAAGGCCTCATCGTTAGGAACAGTGAGATCTTCCCAGTAAGCATCTGCCCATGGATCTTCAACTGGCTTAGAGCGAGCCCATGCAACATAAGCGACACCAAGAGCGGCACCAAGAACGAGGGTTAAGCCAACGAACTTCTTGGTGTGTGACTTCTTTTCGTTCTTCTTAGCGAGCTTCAGGGCTTTCTTTTCAGCCTTCTTTGCAAGCTTGTTTGCCTTCTTCATTTCCTTCTTGGAAAGCGTGACAACCTTCGTTGCTTGATCATCAGCAGTTGCCTTAATCTCTGCCAATGCAGCATTGGCAGCACGCTTTGCGCGTGGAAGATATTCTTCCTTGACGCGATCAGCACTTTCAGAAACAAACGTTTGTGCTTCATCAACGTATGGGCGAGCTGCAGTGACAGCTTCCTCGACGTATGGCTTTGCCTTGGTTACGGCCTCTTCCACATATGGACGAGTGCGTTCGTAGGCCTCGCGTGCAGCATCGTTTGCTCGGGCGAGTGCATCTTGAGCAACTGGAACCAGTTTCTCAGCGGCTTCTTCGATTCGTGGTTCTGCCCATGTACGGGATGTTTTATATGTATCGGCAACCTTTGCCATGAACGAACCAGTTGCTACGGCAGCCTGATCCTTGAGCTTCGTTGCTTCTTGTGCTGCCTTTGTTGCGGCAGTCTCGCGCTTAAAGAAAGACATTGCACCACCTCCAAGTTGTGTCACCGTAAATTGTTCACGGTGAGCTTTCTATTACTTCTTATTGTTTCACGAAATAGCATTGAGTTGCATTGAAATAGGAGATATTGGGCCTCCTTGTTCGCGGTTAACCGAATTGGCGACGGTGATCGGCAGTTTTCGCTCTCAGCCGGTGAAGTTGCGTTCGTGGTGGCTAGGAAGCGTCAGGTGTGCAAGGATGGAGACTATGAAAGCATTAATGACAACTTCAGTTGGTAACATCTCCCTCGAACTCTTCCCAGAGCAGGCTCCGCAAACCGTCGCAAACTTCACCGAACTTGCTTCGGGTAAGCGCGAATGGACTGATCCAGCAACTGGTGAAAAGTCCACCGAGCCACTCTACAACGGCACAATTTTCCACCGTGTTATTGACGGTTTTATGATTCAAGGTGGCGATCCGCTCGGAACCGGAACCGGTGGTCCCGGATACGTTTTCGACGACGAGATCTCCCCAGAACTGGCCTTCAACGAGCCTTACCTGTTGGCTATGGCCAATGCAGGTAAGCGCATGGGTAAGGGAACCAACGGCTCCCAGTTCTTTATCACTGTTGCACCAACTCCATGGTTGCACGGCGCCCACACCATCTTTGGCAAGGTCGTCGATGATGAGTCTAAGGCTGTTGTCGATAAGATTGCTACCACTCAAACCGGTCCAATGGATCGTCCAGTTGAACCAATTATGATCGAGTCGATCACCATCTCTGAGTGATTTTTACACTTATTAGATGACTGCATTCCTGCCGCGCATCACAGCGCGGCAGGAATGCTTTTAGGTAAAAAGAGAGCATATGAAGAATCTCAATATTCCCCCAGTGACCGCTACGATGAGCGCACTATGTATTTTGGCAACACTAATGACATATGTGTTGAGCAATACTTTCTATGATTATGCATTCATTCCAGTCATCGCAGATGTTGAGCCATGGCGTTATCTCACAGGTGCTTTTTTACATGGCGGGGTGATGCACTTAGGGTTTAACGTGCTGTCGTTACTGTTCTTGGGTGCAGAACTTGAACCAGTTATGCGCAAGGTGAGCTTTGCTGGATTATTCCTGGTCAGTGCCGTCGGTGGTAATGCAGCTGTCTATTTGTGGGCGTTATGGACCGGGCAGTGGAATATCGCTGCAGTCGGTGCTTCGGGCGCAATTTTCGGTCTTTTCGGTGCGCTTGTGGTGCTTACCCACGCTATCAAATCCGACCCGCGAGGAATCCTTGTTTTACTCGGAATTAACGTCGTCTTAGCCTTCACTGCGCCGCAGATATCCTGGCAGGCGCATCTCGGTGGCTTCCTCACCGGACTTATTTTTACTGCAATATGGTGGCAGCTACGCCGTCGTCGTCAGAAAGAAGTAAACCGTGGCGGTTGGTGACCGTACAAGCACAATAAGTAACTGCGCAACACCATCGCGATAAGCGATCAAGATCAAAAATTATGGTCAGGGATTGATAGATCCCTGACCATAATGACATTTATCAAAAAGACTAAGTCTTACTTCCATCCCATAGTCATTAAGAAGCCGACTAGCATTAAGCCAATGCCAACAAACAAGTTCCCGTTACCAAAACCCGGAATAGGAGCTTGGCCATGGGAAACATAGGCGGTAACAACGACCAGCAGGCCGATAACGGCTAAGGCGACCATTAAGGGTGCCCACCAGCGCGGAGAACGCTGGAGTTGAGGTGCTGGGCGCTCCTGGCGATCGCGTGATGCTGCGATACGACGCTCTTCGACTTTCTTACGCTTCTTAGATTCTGGCATATTTTCCTCGCTCAAAGTGAAACTAACTGGTATAAGACTATCGTTATCTGCGCCCACACGGTAGTTTTGAGGGAGAAATACCCGTATAGTGAGCAAAAGATATAAAAATGAAAGGAGTCAATCATTGGAGCAGGACGAACAGCCAGCAGATTTGACTTCCCCACCCCGACGTCGATCGGCGCTTCCTCGTGAGGCACGAGTGCGAACTCAACCGAACGAACATGACGGCGACACCCTCGCAGGCACGTTTGGTTTCTCGCCAATGGTTGAACAAAATGGGTCAATGACACGAGCACAGGAGCCGAAAAAACGTCGGAAAAAAAGTCTATTTTCTATTCTCCTCGGTATCATAGGTGAAATCCTCATTACCTTTGGTCTCATAGTCGGTGGCTTCGTTGTGTGGCAACTATGGTGGACAAGCGTTTTAGCAAACCAAGTTCAAAGTGAACAGCTTGACGATTTTGCCAAAGCGAATGGATCAGCGCCAAGCGTGGTGGCCGAACCGGTAGAAAACGAGCCTCCACCATTCACACTCAACCCGAGCCACGGGCAAATGTTCGGCGTCGTCCATTTTCCTTCGTTTGGAAAAGCTGCCACCCGCACGATGGCTGAAGGAACCACGAACTGGGATATTCTCGATCATGGCGGCTTCGGCCACTACGAAGGTACCGCATGGCCGGGACAAGTGGGTAACTTTTCATTAGCAGCCCACCGCCGTGGTAATGGTGATGCGCTCATGTTCGTCGAAGATTTCAAACCTGGAGATCCGATCATCGTCGAGACGGCTGATGCTTTCTACGTTTACCGTATGACCGATCATGAACTCGTCACTCCTGACAAAGTCCGAGTCGTTTCACCAGACCCATACAAGGCACGTGAAGCTGAAGAAAATGGAACGCAGGTCACCGAAGCTCCATCGAAACGTCTCATCACCCTCACCACATGTCATCCGCAATACACATCCACTCACCGTTGGATTGTTCACGGCGAACTCGACTACTCGATCCTTCGATCAGAGGGTATGCCGAAAGAGTTACTTGAGATGAATGCGAAAGAAGGCTGATCTATGTACTACGGATTATGGCGAATTTTACCTGGCCCCAAATGGTTGAAAGCTATTGAAATGCTCGTTCTATTAGCAGGAGTTATCTATCTACTTTTCACCTATGTCTATCCTTGGGTTTACTACACTACCGGCTGGTTCGATAACACCGTCGGCTAAAGTAGCTAAGAACTGAAAGCTATAAGGCCCGCACATGCATGTGCGGGCCTTATAGCTTTCTTTCCGACGAGAACTTGTTGAAAACTTGTTGTAGGAAAAGAGGTGGCTACCCGTACAAAACGAGCAGCCACCTCTCCTGAAATTCATGTGCGATGATTAGTTTCTTCTAGCCGAGTTCTGATCTGGCGGATTTGGGTTATTTGAGTTCGGATTCTCTCCCACATTAGAACCGGGATTCTGGTTGCCATCCCCGTTATTAGCGGAATCATCTTTTGGTGCCCCAGGTGGTGTTGGAGCAGGATTATCCGGTTCGCGAGCAGGTTCCTTAGCTATCCACAAAGTCACGGTCGTATCGTAGGGGACTGTTCCTGGAAGAGGTTCCATATTAAATACTAATCCCGCGGTAATATCAGGATTTTCAACCTTTTCAACAGTGAACGATGAAATTTTCAGAGTGTCTCGCAGATATGCTTTTGCTACATCTTCCGGCTGGTTAATCACGTGCGTGTTAATAGCTGCTGAGTCAATGACAATATTTCCCGAAGCTACGACAATGTTGACCGAGCTACCACGTTCAACTAATTGCCCTGCTGCCGGTGAAGTATCAGTGACAGCGTCTTTCGCGTTTCCAGGAACATCCTTAATGTCAACACGACCAACTTTCAAACCGAGTTTTTCTAGCTCAGCTTTCGCAGTGTCCTGAGTGAATTTCCCACCAGTTAGGTCAGGAACTGAAACCTTGCCGGGCCCAGAAGAAAATGACACCGTCACAGAAGAACCCTTCTTGACCTTTGTGCCAAAGGCTGGATCTGAAGAAACAAACTGACCTTCCGGAATAGTTTTATCTTCTTGCGGATCACCCAGCGCAAAGGTCAATCCAGCTTCTTCAAGACGCTGACGTGCTGAGACTTGATTAGTTCCCTCGAGGTCTGGGACAGATATAGTGGCTGGCTCAGTTACCTCACCCGAACTATTGCTGGACCACAAAGCCCATATGAGCCCGGCTCCCGCAAGAGTCAGAAGTAGAATACTGAGCACGATAAATACCGTATTGTTTTTCTTCGGTGGCGCCACGGCCGGAGTCGTTCCCGTTTGAGTAAGAGTCGTTTGTGTCACGGGAGCAGCAACTTGAGTAGGTGCAGCCGAGTTCTGAGCAGTGAGAATCTGGGTGCTCCACGTATCCGACGCTGGCGCATTGACACGCCCACCACGTAACGCAAGCAGTAAATCAGCTCGCATATCGATGGCGCGCTGATAGCGATCCTCGCGCTTTTTTGCCAACGACTTCATCACTACACGGTCGATAGCCTCGGGAATATCAGGAGCCACGGACATAGGTGGTGCCGGCGGTTCAGAAACATGTTGATAAGCGACTGCAACAGCCGAATCTCCGCGGAATGGAGGGCGGCCGGTCAACAATTCATATAACAAACAACCAGCTGAATAAAGATCTGATCGAGAATCAACTACTTCGCCACGGGCCTGTTCAGGAGATAGATACTGTGCGGTGCCTACGACCGAATTAGTTTGTGTCATAGTCGCTGAGGAATCGGTTAGTGCGCGGGCAATACCGAAATCCATGACCTTCACTTTGCCATCATGGGTAAGCATAATATTGCCCGGTTTAATATCGCGGTGAACAATACCTTCTCGATGAGAGTATTCCAGCGCAGAAAGTATACCGATAGCTATTTGTACTGCTTCGTTGATGGGAAGTGCATCTCCGTTTTTTAACAGCTCGGAGACGGTTCGTCCCTTGACGTATTCCATCACGATGTAGGGCAGTGATATTTCTTGCCCAGCATCGCCCTCGACTCGTTCCTCGCCAGTATCATAGACCGCAACAATAGACGGATGATTCAAACCTGCAGCGCTTTGTGCTTCGCGGCGGAAACGTGCCACAAAAGTTTGATCGGTGATGAGGTCTGAGCGCAAAACCTTGATAGCGACAGTGCGAGATAGTCGAGTATCATAACCAAGGTGAACTTGGGCCATGCCGCCACGCCCGATGAGTTCGCCAACTTCATAGCGACCACCCAGCATACGTGGGATGTTAATCATTCTCGAGTTCCTTCCTTGACCATTAATCTGATTTCCAGTCTGCCCTATCTTGATAATGAAGTGTGTGTTGGATAGGTTGCGATTCAATCACGATTGACCGCCGATGCAAAAATTTCTCTCGCTATTGGCGCTGCAACTTGTGATCCGCTACCGCCTTCCTCCACGACGACGGCCAGAGCTATTCGAGGTTGATCCACTGCGTCGAAACCAACAAACCACGAATGGTCACCGCCTTCTTTTCCAGTTTCTGCGGTTCCCGTCTTTCCGGCTATCTGTACGTTACTCAATCCAGCCTTGGTACCTGTTCCATTGTTCACCACGCCAATCATCATCGAACGCAGAATTGCTGCAGTGCTCGGTTTGATTGGCGTACCGTAGTGAGTTGGTTGAGTTTCTGAAAGCAAAGCAAGGTCGGCAGTTAGGGTTTGCGCAACAATGTATGGCTTCATCATGACACCACCGTTTGCCACCGTTGCGCCGATAAGTGCCATAGCAAGCGGTGAAACTTCAACGTCACGTTGGCCAAAAGAATCCATTGCAAGAGCGGCAGTATCTTCTGGGAAGGGGAATTTTGACGCCATTACTTGTAACGGGATTGTGAAGTCTTGATCGAATCCGAATTCTCGCGCAGTTTCGACAAGTGGCTCTGCGCCAACGTTAACTCCACCAATCGCGAAAGGGGTGTTGCATGACTCGGCAAATGCGGTAGCGAGGGTTACTTGGCCCGAACCATCGCCGCACTGTTGCTGGTATGCATTGAAGATCTCATGCGTGGTTCCCGGTGGGGTGTAAGAGAAGGGTGCCTCAACGACAGAATCAGCGTTCAAACCGAGTTTTTCGATCATGGCTGCTGCGGTTACGATCTTGAAAACCGAACCTGGTGGATAGAGTTTGCCACCAAATGCGCGATTAACAAGCGGTTGCTGATCATCGTTGTTCATAGCCGTCCACGATTCATTCGCCAGAGTGCTATCTCGGGTTGCCAACAAATTGGGATCGTAGGAAGGTTTGGATACTGCCGCCAAGATCTTGCCAGTTCCAGGTTCAATCGCAACAACAGCACCACGATGATCCCCTAATGCATCCCATGCAGTTTGCTGAATAACTGGATCGATGGTGAGGGCCACCGCGCCGCCTTTAGGCTGTTTACCGGTGATGAGTTGTTCAATGCGTTGAGAAAATAGTGCCGAATCAGAACCACCGAGCACCGAATTTTCTTCACGTTCCAAACCGGTCATCGAGTTAAACGTCGTCGAAAAATAGCCTGTCAGCGGAGCATAAAGCTCGGGCTGGTGATAGGTACGTAAATATTTGTACTCATCATCGTGGGGTTCAGACGTAACAATCGGTTGATTTGCAACGATAATTGGGCCGCGATCCGTGCCGTATTCGCGCCAAAGCGTTCGGACGTTACGAGTGTCGGCGTTCAGCTGTGGAGCACGAATGAATTGGATATA comes from the Arcanobacterium phocisimile genome and includes:
- the rfbA gene encoding glucose-1-phosphate thymidylyltransferase RfbA; amino-acid sequence: MRGIILAGGSGTRLHPITQGISKQLVPVYDKPMIYYPMTTLMLAGIQDILVITTPHDAASFQRLLGDGSQLGVNLSYVQQQVPNGLAQAFVLGADFIGNESAALVLGDNIFYGPGMGTRLRRHVNPNGGAVFAYHVDDPERYGVVEFDDQFRALSIEEKPTQPKSNYAVPGLYFYDNDVVDIAANLEPSPRGEYEITDINKHYLREGRLTVEVLPRGTAWLDTGTFDSLADATSFVRTVEARQGLKIGCPEEVAWRMGFLTDAELAERAEPLRKSGYGEYLMRVLARGKNA
- a CDS encoding peptidylprolyl isomerase, with the translated sequence MKALMTTSVGNISLELFPEQAPQTVANFTELASGKREWTDPATGEKSTEPLYNGTIFHRVIDGFMIQGGDPLGTGTGGPGYVFDDEISPELAFNEPYLLAMANAGKRMGKGTNGSQFFITVAPTPWLHGAHTIFGKVVDDESKAVVDKIATTQTGPMDRPVEPIMIESITISE
- a CDS encoding rhomboid family intramembrane serine protease produces the protein MKNLNIPPVTATMSALCILATLMTYVLSNTFYDYAFIPVIADVEPWRYLTGAFLHGGVMHLGFNVLSLLFLGAELEPVMRKVSFAGLFLVSAVGGNAAVYLWALWTGQWNIAAVGASGAIFGLFGALVVLTHAIKSDPRGILVLLGINVVLAFTAPQISWQAHLGGFLTGLIFTAIWWQLRRRRQKEVNRGGW
- a CDS encoding cell division protein CrgA; its protein translation is MPESKKRKKVEERRIAASRDRQERPAPQLQRSPRWWAPLMVALAVIGLLVVVTAYVSHGQAPIPGFGNGNLFVGIGLMLVGFLMTMGWK
- a CDS encoding class E sortase, whose protein sequence is MEQDEQPADLTSPPRRRSALPREARVRTQPNEHDGDTLAGTFGFSPMVEQNGSMTRAQEPKKRRKKSLFSILLGIIGEILITFGLIVGGFVVWQLWWTSVLANQVQSEQLDDFAKANGSAPSVVAEPVENEPPPFTLNPSHGQMFGVVHFPSFGKAATRTMAEGTTNWDILDHGGFGHYEGTAWPGQVGNFSLAAHRRGNGDALMFVEDFKPGDPIIVETADAFYVYRMTDHELVTPDKVRVVSPDPYKAREAEENGTQVTEAPSKRLITLTTCHPQYTSTHRWIVHGELDYSILRSEGMPKELLEMNAKEG
- the pknB gene encoding Stk1 family PASTA domain-containing Ser/Thr kinase → MINIPRMLGGRYEVGELIGRGGMAQVHLGYDTRLSRTVAIKVLRSDLITDQTFVARFRREAQSAAGLNHPSIVAVYDTGEERVEGDAGQEISLPYIVMEYVKGRTVSELLKNGDALPINEAVQIAIGILSALEYSHREGIVHRDIKPGNIMLTHDGKVKVMDFGIARALTDSSATMTQTNSVVGTAQYLSPEQARGEVVDSRSDLYSAGCLLYELLTGRPPFRGDSAVAVAYQHVSEPPAPPMSVAPDIPEAIDRVVMKSLAKKREDRYQRAIDMRADLLLALRGGRVNAPASDTWSTQILTAQNSAAPTQVAAPVTQTTLTQTGTTPAVAPPKKNNTVFIVLSILLLTLAGAGLIWALWSSNSSGEVTEPATISVPDLEGTNQVSARQRLEEAGLTFALGDPQEDKTIPEGQFVSSDPAFGTKVKKGSSVTVSFSSGPGKVSVPDLTGGKFTQDTAKAELEKLGLKVGRVDIKDVPGNAKDAVTDTSPAAGQLVERGSSVNIVVASGNIVIDSAAINTHVINQPEDVAKAYLRDTLKISSFTVEKVENPDITAGLVFNMEPLPGTVPYDTTVTLWIAKEPAREPDNPAPTPPGAPKDDSANNGDGNQNPGSNVGENPNSNNPNPPDQNSARRN
- a CDS encoding peptidoglycan D,D-transpeptidase FtsI family protein, which encodes MNLAIRKLTAIIIVMFLTLMMAVTYIQFIRAPQLNADTRNVRTLWREYGTDRGPIIVANQPIVTSEPHDDEYKYLRTYHQPELYAPLTGYFSTTFNSMTGLEREENSVLGGSDSALFSQRIEQLITGKQPKGGAVALTIDPVIQQTAWDALGDHRGAVVAIEPGTGKILAAVSKPSYDPNLLATRDSTLANESWTAMNNDDQQPLVNRAFGGKLYPPGSVFKIVTAAAMIEKLGLNADSVVEAPFSYTPPGTTHEIFNAYQQQCGDGSGQVTLATAFAESCNTPFAIGGVNVGAEPLVETAREFGFDQDFTIPLQVMASKFPFPEDTAALAMDSFGQRDVEVSPLAMALIGATVANGGVMMKPYIVAQTLTADLALLSETQPTHYGTPIKPSTAAILRSMMIGVVNNGTGTKAGLSNVQIAGKTGTAETGKEGGDHSWFVGFDAVDQPRIALAVVVEEGGSGSQVAAPIAREIFASAVNRD